The DNA region TATACACACTATTGGCAACTAATGCTTTAAAATACTCTGAAAAATTTAATGCTGGCAATATGATTGGGCAAATTACAAAAGTACTCGCCACAACATCATTAAAAGAAAAATAACGGAATAGATTAGGAAATACAAAATAGAATTTATTACTTTACATTTAACAGTAAACAATGACCATCATGAAATCTCAAAAAGAATATATTGCGTTGCTCAGCGAATATTTCCGCACTAAAGCTACCAGCTACGGTGTGGAGCGGATGGGACTTTTGGTTCTGTTAATAGAAGAAGCCATTAACTTGATTGAGAAAAACTCCTCTCATATCAAATCCGCCCAAGATTTTTTATACAGTTCGGATGAAATGTTCACATTGAGCGGTATTTGTATGCAACTCATTTTTATTGGTGAGAGTGTCAAGGTGCTTGATGCCAAAACAGAACACGACTATTTATTAAAATATCCCATGGAATGATATTATGGAGTTACAAGATATCATAGCACATGAATATCACCATATTGACGCTGAAGAAATATTTAAAGTGATCAAAATAGACTTCCCCATTTTACACAATACAATTTTGAAAATGAAATCTGACTTCTGAAAAAAGTAATCCCGATTTTATTTCAATTAGTTTTTGTTTAAAATTTCCTCCTATACTCTTTTAATAGCTTGCTCAAAAAGATTCTGCAAGCAAAAATAATAGCAGTTTACGATTTGCGCAAGAACTTCCTGCGTAATTCATAAGCTGTCCAACAAAAGCATCTAATCTTTTTATATTTATGAAACAAGTAGCTATCGTAGGCATACAAGGTGTGCCTGCAAAATATGGCGGCTTTGAGACTTTAGTGGAGAACATTATCGGTGATAACTGTTGCTCCGAAGTCCGTTATACCGTTTTTTGTAGTGGTAAGGATTATGCCACACGCATGAAAACCTACAAAGGAGCACAACTGAAGTACATCCCGCTATTCCATGCCAATGGGATGCAAAGCACTCCTTATGATATTCTGTCGATGCTTAGATGTTTGCGAGGTTATGATACTGTAATCATATTAGGTGTGTCAGGCTGTATTTTTTTGCCCGTCTTCAGACTGTTGTATCGGAAGCAATTAATAGTGAACATTGACGGGTTGGAACACCGGAGGGCCAAATGGGGTAAGTTTGCCAGATGTTTTCTGCGAACAAGTGAAGCGATGGCCGTACACTATGCTGACGTAATTATAGCCGACAATAAAGGAATACAGGAATACGTATGGAATACGTATCATAAGAAAGCCGAATTAGTAGCCTATGGAGGAGATCATGCACAAAGAAATGTCACCGAAGAAAGGCAGAACGAGATTATGAGGCAATATGGAATCACTCCCGAAAACTACGCTGTCAGTGTATGCCGTATTGAGCCGGAAAACAACTGTCATCTGATCCTGAAAGCCTTTGCTATTTCTGGAAAGAATCTGGTTTTTGTGGGAAATTGGGAACGGAGCGAATACAGCCGACGACTCAAAGAAGAATATTGCGGTCGAAAAAATATACAGATGGTAGATTCTGTGTATGACCTCGATATACTCTATGCACTGCGCAACCAATGCAGGTGCTATATCCACGGACATAGTGCAGGCGGCACAAATCCTTCGTTAGTGGAAGCTATGTTTTTCGGCAAACCGATTTTAGCTTACGACGTGATTTATAATCGCGAGACAACAGAAAACGAAGCTCATTACTTCAAAACAAGTGAAGAACTGGTAGAATTGCTACATGACAGCCCCGAGGGTGGATACAAGATGCGGGAGATTGCAAGGCAACATTATACCTGGGCTTTTATAGCTCAACAATATAAAGCATTACTTTCATCCCACAAATAACTAACCATCTTCACAAAAGAAAACTCATCAGTAAAATATTTTATAAACTATCCATACTTATCGAATTATTTATAGCGGCAAAGTGCCGGAAACAATCGCCTTACCTGGTAATTGTTTCCGGCACTGTCTTTATAGAAGAGCCATAGGAAGGAAAACATTCATCACTTTCCTAACGTCCAGTTAATAGCATTCCTGAACATCTTCGTGAAATCTTCCGTCTCATACAGCCTCTTGCTGTGCCCTATCTGGAAATAAACATTGCGCGCTTTTTTACCTTCGTTCACCCATACCACAGGATGGTCACCCATCTTGATGTCCGAAGCAGGCGTATAGGTAGCCTCATCAACACTGGCTAACACATGCACATTCGGACGTGGACTCTTGTCATAAGTGTACCACTCATCATCAGGCACCACGAAAGAAGCCTGCACCCCCTTCATCACCGGATGTTTCTTATCCTCCACAATCACCATACCATCAGCAAGCGGCGCTATATAATTCTGGAAACGTACACCTCCCATAAAATCAGAGAACCATTGCCACAGTGGAAAACCGTCAAACTCACCCAACAAAGTGGCATGATGGAAACCGATCCAACCGCCTTTACCTTCCTCTATATATTTAACGAAAGCATCTTCCGCCTCTTTCGGCCATGTATAAGGAGGATAATCCAACTGGATAATCAGATTGAACTGGGACAGATAAGTCTCCGTAATAGGTTTGGCATTGTTTATCTCGGTAATGCTGAAATTCATCTTTCCACTTTCATCGGTCAGCCACTTCAGACCCGCATCCGTAAATCCGCCATGCTGACCACCTCTTTCCGTCAATACCAGCACCTTAGTTCTATGCTTCTTACCAAGCAGATTCTCAGCCACCGTACGACGCAAATCTCCTTGCTCATTATCACCACTATAGTCCCAATACATACCACCCAATAAATCTCTATCCAAGATATATTGACACTTGATTGCCAGTGAACGGGCATTTTCAAAGCCGAATACCAGTGTATCATTCTCATTAACCAGATAAGGAACCTGTGCAACCGTATCCCACTTTTCAGTATAATCACCACTGGTGCTTCCTACTTTATTAAAATCCTGGAAACTGGGGTAACCATCTCCACCACGGCCATAAAAAGGCATCCCCATCACCAGCATGGAAGGGGGTACACCGGCTTTCAGATGCGCAGTAACAGCCTCATCCGACGTAATGCCTCCGCTGTTAGCAGACCGATAAAGTGCCGAATGGTGTTTTGGAGCAGAGGCCATGTCATAAGCCATGATATTCACAAAGTTGATAAAAGGAAGAATAGCCTTGAAGTCGATATACTTCGCTGAAGCCACAGTGGCAAGTGTCAGTTCTTTCCGATCACCTATCGCCGCCCTGATATCTTTCATCAAAAGCGTAAAGTTCTCCGTGTCATCGGGTGAAGCTGAAATGTTCGCCATGGAACTTGTGGGATATTCCCAGTCGATATCGATGCCATCCAGATCAAATTCCTTCACTACCCGGTCGCAATCTTTGGCAAACGCCCGGCGATATTCATCATTGGCAGCCATTTCACTGAAACGTCCGCTACCCCATCCGCCAACAGACAGAAGTACTTTCAATTCGGGATTTTGCTTCTTCAGATCCACAATCTGTTTCAAGCGTTCTTCATTGTCAATCCCGACGCCATCAAAACTTTCGTTTACATGACCGAAAGCATAATTGATATGCGTCATGTACTGGGGGTCCGGCATGATGTCACTCCAGGAAGTTACATACGCCACAATCACTTTGGAATTCAAGGGGTTCGCTGTGCTTTCCCCCGACTTGGTGGTGCTGCATGAAGCCAATATGGCTAAAGCAACCGCCATCATCATTCTAATCTTCTTCATAAATATTATAATTAATCTGCTGTTTGACGAATACGCGAACCTATCAATGCGTAATAGAGCATGAATATCTCGCCCAAAAGTACAATAAACCAAGACCATCTCCAACTTCCGAGCACATCAGCCAGTATTCCCTGCAACAAAGGCAGGATGGCACCACCCACTACACCTATCATAAATACCCCGGAAGCCACAGATGTATATTTACCCAAATGGGCTACGGACAGGGTAAAGATGGCTCCCCACATAATAGAATGGAACAACCCGACTGCCGTCAGCAACCACGGATTATTCAGAAGGATAGCCAACAAGGCAAGCACTCCTGCCGAAACCGTAGTTACAACCAACTGCACACGAGGAGAAATCTTACTCAAAGAGCTTCCTACCAACCGCCCTACGAGCATCCCGCCCCAATATAGGGTAGCCATTAATGCCGGAGATGCATAATTCATTTCAATGGCATACAAATTGATATTGGCACCTATACAGACTTCCACGCCCACATAACAGAATATAGCACAAACTCCTAAAGTGAGATGCCGGAACGACCAGATACTCTTTTCCAGCTTCTCACCTTTCTCTATCCGAGTTCCCTGTATATCCGGCAAAGATAGTTTCATTAACAGGAAAACAATCAAAGAAATCACCACTATCAGCACCAGGAACGGAACCATCAGCTGATCTATCCGGATATCTTCCATTGCCAAGCCACCGAAAACAACCCCCGTAACAAAATAAGGTGCCAAAGTGGTTCCTACGGAATTGGCAGAGCCACCAATGGCAAGACGTTGAATGGCTTGTGTACCTTTCACATGGCAAGCCGTGAGATAAGGATTGATAACCACCTGCAATATGGTAGCAGAGGCTCCCACCACAAAAGACCCCAGAAGAAAAATAAAGAAACCACCGGGAATAACATTTCCTCCGACATGCCAGTTGGCTTCCGGAAAGAAAACCGTAAAATAAGAGGAAGCGAAGAACAATCCAAGACCAGCCACCATTACCAGCAGTCCGCGCATCAGCGTACCTTTATAGCCATATTTACTAATCCAGGACGACCCTACCCGACCACAGACCGGATAAGCCAGAAACCAGGAAAAGGTGATCAATGTGGCGAATGTGTTTTTCAGGCCACCCACTTCGGCAAGGAATGTTTCTTTCAACGGTCCCTGGAACTGAGTATTGGCAGTAGTGAGGAAGCCTACAATGAAGAACAGGAATACCATTGTGATAAATGGCCCCATATAGTTCACTTGTTTTTCTTGTTGTGTCATAGTATCATGTATTAAATAAAAGAAATTCGCAATTCGGGTGAAGCTGAAGTACCGATGCAGGAACTTCCGGTGTAACGGGCCCCTCCAGCATTTTCCTGACGATATCCGCCTTATTCGCACCTTTGGCAACCAATATGATTTTACGGGCTTGCATGATATTCCGGATTCCCAAAGTAGCACCATCCAGTTCTTTCTCCGGCGGTGTATTCGTTTCCCGTCGGATACGTTCTTCCAGCTCAGCATTCATTTGAGTCACCCATGTTTCTCCGCCTAAGGGAGAACCCGGCTGATTAAAACCCAGATGGCCATTCTCACCCAATCCCAAAATCAGCAGGTCAATACCTCCACGACTCTCTATTTCCTGCTGGAAGAGCTTGCAGGCTTTGTCAAAATTGTCAGAAACTGTAGGTAACATCAGGAAGTTATCTTCTGGGATGCCCAGCGTATCGATCAGTTCTGTCTTCAGCATTGTGTAACATGCACCTGCATACTCACGGGGTACATTAGTCACCTCGTCCAATCCGAAGAAGGTAACAGAAGAAACATCAAAAGGATATCGGGAATAGATTTCTCCAACCAAACGGTGCAGGTTGCCGGTAGTACGCCCTGTAGAAAGTCCGATAACACTTTCCGGCTTATTCAGAATTTCACCAATAATGCGCCATGCAGCGATACAATCAAATTCTTTTTCACTCTTTGCTATAGTTATTTTCATGAGTCCACTTTCTTATCAATAATCATTAATCACTAACCATTAATCACTATTTACATATTCATCGCCACTGCGCCTGCACCCAGCAAACCTATAAAACCCGGGTTCAGTTTCGTGATTACCACACCATTGGTTACAAAGCGCATCGTAGTAGGATGAAGTTTCTCCAGTATTTTCTCATGAATATATCCGTCGGACACAATGCCACCACCCAATACCACCGTATCAGGATCAGTAACCCGTACCAGATTCATGATAAGATTTGCCAAAGCTTCCGAGGCATTTTCAACCAGAGCCACACACAGAGGATCTCCTTTCTGGCTTAGCGCAAAGACTTCGCTGATCAGTACCCGTTCTCCCTTTTCTGCCGGGATATGCAGATTGGTTTCATATCGGTTGCGAAGAAGACGGGCGCAATTATCAAAACCGATACCGGCGGCAATGGCCTCCACACAATCCATTCTTCCGCAACCACACTTAATGCCAAGATTCACTCCCACACGCACGTGTCCTACCTCACCCGCATTGAAGTGACTGCCACGTATCTGCCTGCCATTGATAACCGTACCGACAGCAATACCTGTACCTACATTAATATAAATAAAGTTTTTGGAAATTTGTCCGAATCCCCAGACGCGTTCGGCACGAGTGGCACTTTTCACATCATTATCTATATGGCAGGGAATACCATAAATATCCGACAATTCCTTTGCCAGCGCTATCGGTTGCGTCCGACTCGGATCAATCTGTAACCAAATGCCCTGATTAGGATCTACACGCCCTATCAGCCCGACTCCCATACCGACAGGTTTCTGGTCGCACCAGCCCACCGTACGGATATAATCATCGAGTGATGACTTTATGATTTCCGAAGCAGCTTGCTGATTAAAATATCCGGAGTCATATTTCTTATACCTTAAAATATTACCATGGCTGTCCACCTCACCAATCAGTAGCTTGGTTCCACCCAAATCAAGACCTAAATAAGTTTCCATTCTTTATTGCGCTTTTAATATTGTTTACTGTCCACAATATTACGCACTATCAGGAAAACGGAAGTTGATTATCTAACAAAAAAGGTTTAATACCTGTCCGTAGTGGTTAAAAAGCTATCTTTAATACTTTAAATTTTGCTGGGACTCGTACCAAACTGCTTTTTAAAGCAAGTACTGAAGTATTTTGAGTCAGAAAATCCAACCATGGAAGATACTTCACCAATCGAAAATCTTCGGGAAGCCAGAAGTTCTTTCGCCTTATTCAAACGGACAATACGGATAAAATCATTAGGTCCCTGCCCGGTCAAGGTCTTGATCTTATTATAAACGGAAGTACGGCTCATGCCCAACATACGGCAAAAGTCGTTGATAGAGAATTCTGAATTAGAAAGTTCTTCATCAATCACTTCCATCACTTTATCCATAAACTCCTTGTCCAATTGGCTGGTATAATCTGTATCTTCCGGTGGAGTATCCATGGACAACACCGTATCGCGAAGATGCTGCCTGTTCTGGAGGATATTCCGTATCCGGACTTTCAGGACAGAGAGGTCGAAAGGCTTGATTATATAGTCATTCGCCCCGGCTTCGAGTCCGAATATGATATTCTCCCTTTCACTCAGGGCCGTCAATAGTATCACAGGAATATGGCTCGTATCGACAGAAGATTTCAGTATACGGCACAATTCATCACCTTCTAACACAGGCATGACAATATCCGATATAATGATATCCGGATTGATCTCCCTCGCCATCTCCAAAGCCTTCCCGCCATCGGGCACTCCGATTACTTTATATTCTGATGACAAACTGTTCATCAGATACTCCCTCATATCTTTATCATCCTCAGCCAGAAGTAACACATTCTTACCGGCATCTTCCTGTTCCGGGAAGGTATCAACAGCGGGTATTTCCAAAGTATTTTCTTTTCGCTCAACAACTATCCCCGACTTTATCTTCAACGGGAATGTAACGGTAAATGCCGTCCCTTTACCTTCCGTACTGCTAAACGAAATATCACCGTGATGCTGCTTCACAATCCTCCGTGTAATCATCAGCCCGATACCTGAACCCGTTTCCTGAAAGTTCATGGCATTCTGTGCCCGATAGTACTCATGGAAGATATTTCCTTGTTCTTCCTTCGGAATGCCGATACCTGTATCTTTTACTTCAATCGACCATTTCTTCTTCGTTGTTCTTACCGTAATATAGATAATCCCTCTCTCCGTATACTTCAAGGCATTCGAAAGGAGATTGTCCACAATATGATCCATCTTATCCCGATCCATCCACACCTGCGGCATGTCCGCCTCTGCCTGTAACTGAATTTCCACTCCCTTTTGCAGGACGGCCATGTGGAACTCCGCTATCTTTTCTTCCAGATAAGCTTTGATATCGTAAGGAGAGACTTTCAGGCATTCAGCATGCAGTTCCGTTTTCTGTAAGTCCAACAACTGAGTAACCATACTCAGCAGTTTCTCGGCATTCTTCACAGCTACCGACACTATCTTCTTACTTTCTTCCGGGAGTTCCCGCTGTGCTTCAAGGTCGCTCAGAGGTGCCTTTATCAAGCTGATCGGGGTGCGTATATCATGCGCTATGCTGATAAAGGAACGTATCTTCTCCTTTACCCGGTCTTCATTGGCTTTATGCCTCCGATACTGCACAAAGATGTAAATAAAAACAGAAAGCAATATAAAATAAAACAGCAATGCCCACCATGAAACCCAGTAAGGACTATTGATTACCACCTTCAGACTGCGCTCCCCTATCTGTTGCCCGGTATATTTATCAAATGCCCGCAACCGGAATGTGTAGGTACCGGAAGAAAGGTCCATATAGTTCACGTTCCGTACCGAATTGGAGTGTTCCCATTCTTCATTATGCCCCTCCAACATATACTCATACCTGATTCTGTGTGGAGCCGTAAAATTGATGGCAGAGAAAGAGATGGAGAATGAATTCTGATTATAGTTCAAGCCGATCTTCTGCGTGTCGTTGATATTAGTCTTTAAAAGGGAACCTTTCATACCCGCCTTCACCGATTCATAAAGCAATTTAAAATCTGTCAGTATCAGTTTGACAGGACCATGCTGTCCGAAATCCAGCGAAGGAGAAAAGGTGATCACTCCCTCTGCCGTACCCCAAGCTAGGCATCCGTCATTCAGTTTAAAGGCTGCATTAGGGTTATAATATCCCCAGGTAATATCCAGAAAATCATTTGCACTGATCAGAATATCTTTTGATAAGTCCAGACAATAGAGTTCTTTTTCCGTACTGAACCAGATACGGCCGTCGTTATCTTCCAACAGGCTATTGATGGAATTGGAGGCAAGACCGTTATCCGTAGTATAGACACGCGCCTCTCCTCTATCAGGGTTGAAACGCACCAATCCTTCTCCGTCGGTGGCAAGCCATATATCCCCGGATGAAGATTGTAATAGACATCGGATAGGATAGTGCAGGGAAATGTCCCCGAACTTCTGGTGCCACTGTATTTCCCCCGTAGCTTTATCAAAAATAGCCAGACCACTACATCCTGCTATCAGTAATGAACCGTCTTTACCGGCCCTCAAGTCTCCTACACAATCAATCGGATAATAGGTATAAGTATCTGTCAGCATATTATAGCGTGTAAATTCGCCTTCAATACCCCCTACCCAAAGACAATCACCTTCCGCATGGATAGCATAAATGTAATCGGTTGCCACACCCTTGTCCGAACCGGTTTTCCGTTTTTCCATCTTTTGCACCTTACCTGTTCGCTTATGAATGGCATAAAGACCGATGCCATATCCGCCGGCCCAGATATTTCCTCTTGAGTCTTCAGCAAGAGCCAACACTACTTTAGAGCCATGCCATGTACCATCCAGGAAGTGCTTCCATTGGCGCTGTTTGGATTGGTAAAGGCTGACCCCATTGTTTGTGCCATACCAGCAATCTCCCTCTGAATCCTGAAATATGACATTGATATGATCCGATTTCAGGGAATTGACATTATTCTGTTCATGCTTCATTCTCCTTACATCAGGAATATTGGGGTCTAAATAGCTGATACCATTAGTGGAGGTACTCACCCAAATGCCGCCAAATTCATCTACACAGATATCGGAAACGGTATTGCCATTCAGACTTCTTTCATCATCTTCATTGGTAATATAATGCTTCAGAAGCCGTTCCGTGGTTCTGTCTATCTGGAAAACACCGGCACCGTCAGCGCCTATCAGCAAGGTATTATCAGGAGCCTGCGCAAAAGTACGAATGGGAACATGGGGGATGAACTCTTTGAAAGACCGCACTTTCCTTGTTGATTTATCCACGACAAAAGCCCCGTCGGAAAAAGTACCTACAAATAATTTATCTCCGAAAGCACACAATGATTCGACATGCATTTCCGCGGGAAGAGGTATCGCTTCCTCTGAAGAAAAAACGGTTTTATTCGCTCGCTTCAGCCGATAGATACCTTGATTGGTTCCGGCACAGAATTCGGTATCATCTGTCTGCACCATGCAATTGACGCATTGACCCTCCAACCCGGCAAGCAATAAGCCAGACTCTTTTTCCCAACAGTAAACACCCGTTGACATACACACCCAAAGGCGGTTGTCCGCATCAAAAAGGATATTATTCAAGACCGGGGAAGAAAGATATCCGGATGCATCGACACGCAGTTGAAAAGCATCCGTCCGGTTATCGTACGCGTATATTTTCCCGTTCTTCAAAGCAATCCAGATATTCCCCGAATAATCGCAGATCATGGTAGTGGAAGACAGGATATGATCTTTGGACTCCACCGTTTCGTCCAGCTGATAATGTTTTATTTCATTGCCGTCATACCGGTCTACCCCCATATGAGTATAGGTCCATATAAAACCGGCAGAATCTTTACTGACCTGAAACACCTGCCGGCTGCTCAACCCTTCTTTTATACTCAGGGAACGAAACGAACCTGCAAATAAAGTGAAACATTGAAGGAGAAATATAAGTAAGGTGAAAATGTATTTTATCATAATATCGTTATTATCTGCCCGCATTATACATTTATAGGTTTCGCGGATGCAATATTAGACACAAATATAAAAAAAGTGGTTTAAAAACTATCCAAATAGGTTTGATTTCTATTACTTTTGTCCATCAAACCAATAAACCGTGATAAGCCATGCTCAGCAAGCTTAAATTAAACCAGCTCTATTTCAAAGATACGCAGTTCGCTAACCTGATGACGCGACGCATCTTCAACGTCCTTCTGATAGCCAATCCTTATGACGCTTTCATGCTGGAAGATGACGGACGCATTGACGAGAAAATCTTTAATGAATATACTTCACTTTCTCTGCGCTACCCCCCCCGCTTTACCCAGGTGTCTACCTGTGAAGAAGCTCTGGCACAACTCTCTACCGTACCGTTCGATCTCATCATCTGTATGCCGGGAACGGGAGATAATGACAGTTTCGACGTAGCGCGGCACATCAAGAGCCTTTATGAGCATATTCCCATGGTGATACTGACCCCTTTCAGCCACGGCATCACCAAACGCATCGCCAACGAAGACCTGAGTCCTTTCGAATATATCTTCTGCTGGCTGGGTAACACGGATCTGCTGGTGTCTATCATCAAACTGATAGAGGACAAGATGAACCTGGAACACGACGTAAATGAAGTAGGTGTGCAGGTGATCCTGGTTGTGGAGGACGGTATCCGTTTCTATTCATCCATATTGCCCAACCTCTATAAGTTCGTATTGAAGCAGAGCCAGGAGTTCAGTACCGAAGCTTTGAATGCCCATCAGCGCACGTTGCGTATGCGTGGACGTCCGAAGATTGTACTGGCCCGTACGTATGAAGAAGCTATAGGCATTTACGAGAAATACAAGAATAATATATTAGGAGTCATTACCGATGTCCGCTTTCCACGTGTGGAACGTGGTGAAAAGGACGGACTTGCCGGTATCAAGCTTTGCGCTGCCATCCGTAAGGAAGATCCCTTCGTACCGCTCATCATTCAGTCGTCAGAATCGGAGAATGCACTTTATGCTTCAAAATATGGTGCCGCCTTTATCGATAAGAATTCCAAGAAGATGGACGTAGACCTGCGCCGCATCGTATCGGACAATTTCGGTTTCGGTGACTTCATCTTCCGCAATCCCGACACGCTGGAAGAGATAGCACGTGTAAAGAACCTGAAGGAATTACAAAACATCCTTTTTGCCGTACCGGCAGAGTCATTCCTTTATCATATCAGCCGCAACCATGTCAGCCGCTGGCTCTACTCACGCGCCATGTTCCCGGTAGCAGAGTTTCTGAAACCTATCACCTGGAACAGTTTGCAGGATGTGGATGCCCACCGTAAAATCATCTTCGAAGCAATTGTGAAATACCGCAAGATGAAGAACCAGGGTGTGGTAGCAGTATTCAAGCGTGACCGTTTCGACCGCTACTCCAACTTCGCCCGTATAGGTGACGGTTCATTGGGAGGTAAAGGGCGCGGCCTCGCTTTCATCGACAATATGGTGAAGCATCATCCTGAATTCGAAGAATTCGATAACGCCCGTGTTGCCATACCCAAGACCGTAGTGCTCTGTACTGATGTCTTCGACGAGTTTATGGAGACAAACAATCTGTATCAGGTGGCCCTTTCGGATGCGGAGGACGATGTGATTCTGCGATACTTCCTGAAAGCGAAGTTACCCGACCGACTGGTAGAAGACTTCTTTACCTTCTTTGATGTAGTGAAGTCTCCGCTTGCCATCCGTTCGTCTTCTTTGCTGGAAGATTCACACTATCAGCCTTTTGCCGGAATATACAATACGTATATGATCCCCTATCTGGATGATAAATACGAAATGCTCCGTATGTTGTCCGATGCCATAAAAGGCGTGTACGCTTCGGTCTACTTCCGCGACAGTAAAGCATATATGCAGGCCACAAGCAATGTCATCGACCAGGAAAAGATGGCGGTCATTCTGCAAGAGGTAGTCGGCAACCAATATGGTGACCGTTACTACCCCAGTATGTCCGGTGTGGCACGCTCGCTGAACTATTATCCTATCGGTGATGAAAAAGCTGAAGAAGGTACTGTGAACCTCGCCCTCGGTTTGGGAAAATATATCGTAGACGGTGGCATGACGCTCCGCTTCTCTCCCTATCATCCCCACCAGATATTGCAGACCAGCGAAATGGAAATAGCACTGAAAGAGACGCAAACCCGTTTCTACGCTCTCGACCTGCATAATGCCGGACACGATTTCTCTATGGATGACGGCTTCAACCTGCTGAAACTGCACGTGAAAGAGGCGGAAAAGGACGGAGCACTGAATTATATAGCCTCTACCTACGATCCCTACGACCAGATTATCCGTGACGGTCTATATCCCGGCGGACGCAAAGTCATTACCTTCGCCAATATCCTGCAACACGACGTTTTCCCGTTGGCACGCATACTGCAACTGGTACTGAAATACGGTGAACAGGAAATGCGCCGCCCCGTCGAAATAGAATTTGCCGCCACCATGAGCCGGGAACAGGACAAATCGGGTACTTTCTACCTGTTGCAGATACGCCCCATCGTAGATACGAAAGAGATGCTGGATGAAGATTTGACAGCCATACCGGACGATAAAGTACTGCTTCGCTCCAACAATTCCCTGGGACATGGAATTATGAATGATATCTATGATGTCATCTATGTGAAGACGGATGATTACAGCGCATCGCACAATCAAGAGATTGCCTGGGAAATAGAGAAACTGAACCAGCAATTCCTTGATGAAGGCAGGAACTATGTTCTCGTTGGTCCCGGACGTTGGGGTAGCAGTGACACATGGCTGGGTATTCCTGTAAAATGGCCGCACATCAGTGCCGCCCGCGTCATTGTGGAAGCCGGATTGACGAATTATCGCGTAGATCCCAGCCAGGGAACCCACTTCTTCCAGAACCTGACTTCGTTCGGTGTAGGCTACTTCACTATTAATGCCTTTATGAATGATGGCGTGTATGATCAGGACTTCCTGAATGCACAACCGGCCGTACACGAAAGCAAGTATCTGCGGCATGTCCACTTCGAACAACCTGTAACGGTAAAGATGGATGGCAAGAAGAAGCTGGGTATTGTGCTCTTACCCGGTGAGTGAACATGCA from Bacteroides sp. MSB163 includes:
- a CDS encoding hybrid sensor histidine kinase/response regulator transcription factor, producing the protein MIKYIFTLLIFLLQCFTLFAGSFRSLSIKEGLSSRQVFQVSKDSAGFIWTYTHMGVDRYDGNEIKHYQLDETVESKDHILSSTTMICDYSGNIWIALKNGKIYAYDNRTDAFQLRVDASGYLSSPVLNNILFDADNRLWVCMSTGVYCWEKESGLLLAGLEGQCVNCMVQTDDTEFCAGTNQGIYRLKRANKTVFSSEEAIPLPAEMHVESLCAFGDKLFVGTFSDGAFVVDKSTRKVRSFKEFIPHVPIRTFAQAPDNTLLIGADGAGVFQIDRTTERLLKHYITNEDDERSLNGNTVSDICVDEFGGIWVSTSTNGISYLDPNIPDVRRMKHEQNNVNSLKSDHINVIFQDSEGDCWYGTNNGVSLYQSKQRQWKHFLDGTWHGSKVVLALAEDSRGNIWAGGYGIGLYAIHKRTGKVQKMEKRKTGSDKGVATDYIYAIHAEGDCLWVGGIEGEFTRYNMLTDTYTYYPIDCVGDLRAGKDGSLLIAGCSGLAIFDKATGEIQWHQKFGDISLHYPIRCLLQSSSGDIWLATDGEGLVRFNPDRGEARVYTTDNGLASNSINSLLEDNDGRIWFSTEKELYCLDLSKDILISANDFLDITWGYYNPNAAFKLNDGCLAWGTAEGVITFSPSLDFGQHGPVKLILTDFKLLYESVKAGMKGSLLKTNINDTQKIGLNYNQNSFSISFSAINFTAPHRIRYEYMLEGHNEEWEHSNSVRNVNYMDLSSGTYTFRLRAFDKYTGQQIGERSLKVVINSPYWVSWWALLFYFILLSVFIYIFVQYRRHKANEDRVKEKIRSFISIAHDIRTPISLIKAPLSDLEAQRELPEESKKIVSVAVKNAEKLLSMVTQLLDLQKTELHAECLKVSPYDIKAYLEEKIAEFHMAVLQKGVEIQLQAEADMPQVWMDRDKMDHIVDNLLSNALKYTERGIIYITVRTTKKKWSIEVKDTGIGIPKEEQGNIFHEYYRAQNAMNFQETGSGIGLMITRRIVKQHHGDISFSSTEGKGTAFTVTFPLKIKSGIVVERKENTLEIPAVDTFPEQEDAGKNVLLLAEDDKDMREYLMNSLSSEYKVIGVPDGGKALEMAREINPDIIISDIVMPVLEGDELCRILKSSVDTSHIPVILLTALSERENIIFGLEAGANDYIIKPFDLSVLKVRIRNILQNRQHLRDTVLSMDTPPEDTDYTSQLDKEFMDKVMEVIDEELSNSEFSINDFCRMLGMSRTSVYNKIKTLTGQGPNDFIRIVRLNKAKELLASRRFSIGEVSSMVGFSDSKYFSTCFKKQFGTSPSKI